Within Trichoderma atroviride chromosome 2, complete sequence, the genomic segment ccttggcctttgagaCGGTGACGGGATGAAATCCCTCGAGGTTGCGGCGAATGCggttcttctcttcaacaCTAAATCGATTAGGAGCAGCCACAAGCTGCTCAAGTAGATGAATCGTGTCAACAGAGGTGACATAGCAGTCAGATTTCTCTTGCCACCAGATGCATGAAATGCAAATGCTGTTTGGGGGCCTCTCGTTCACCGCAACGGCCTTGAAGCTCACATGCAAGCTCGCCTGGTGCTGGCTCTTCTTGAACTGGACAATTCTGCGGCGATTGGACCACTCTTCTTCCGTCCACTTGGCAGCCATGTCGTTGAGATTACCATTAATCTTCAAAACCGCCTTGCTGGTATACATGGGGTGGAAagcgccgcctccgccagctgTAATTGTGCTGGTGCGGACCAACTGGGGGGGCTCCATTGCTCCCTGAGGAAGAAATGGAGGCATGGTGCGGTAAGTTGGGTCGACTGGATATCGGGGGATGATCATACGTTGAAGAACTTCTGCCCGCACTAGCCAAAGGGTTGCCATAGCCGCTCCATGCCGAATGGGCGCGCCGCTGGTGTTGGTTGTAGTGCGTGTCGGAAAAGCTAGCAGTTCGATAGGCGGATATCATCTCGTTGTTGCCCTGCGGAAATGTATTGGCATATTGGCCTGGTTGTTGCGGATACTCATACGTATTTGTAGCGGCTGAAGGAGGCGCTTCAGCTTTCGGTGAAGGACTCGCCTGATCGATCTCGGGAGCAGGTGCTgtgctgccatctttggaCATTTTGTCTGCCCGCGTGATGTCATCCTCGGACCCTTCCAGGTAGTGGAAAGTCCCTGCGGCTGTCCGCGAGATCTCTCCTCCTGCTGGAGCCTCTATAACAAATGACACAGGCACGCTGGTATTGCTTCCTGTGACCAGAGACTGCGGCGCGTCTATACTGCACGAGAATGCAAAGCCACTGCTATCTTGAGAATCTCGGATAAGATCTGCAGGGCACTTTGCACTTCCAAATAGCACAAACGCctgaggagagaagagatcgTCTTGCGAATGTATCTTGAAATGAATTTTGGTTCCAAAGACGCCGGAAGATGGGTGGAAAGTAACAACGGTAGGTCTCGGTGGCATGTATTGAGCTACTGCATTGTTGTTGCTCGCGAATGACGACTGGTTATATTGGGCATACTTTTCAGCTTGCTGAGCTGAAAACGCCGTGGTAGAATATGGTTCATAAGCTGGATCGGCAAATGACGCCGTATCGTAGCCTGTTATGGTGCCAAAATAGTGATCCTGTTAGCTCTCtattcttcatctccaactcTCACTCTTTTATGCTCTGAAACAACTGGGAACTCACCATTAACTGGAGGTAACTGAGCCTTGCTGTAGGCCATGTCGAAGTCGCTCGGCGGGGAGTCCCGACTTGGATCCCCCCTTTGTGCTGCTTGAACAGCTTCCTCGTATGTAAGAGTAAGGGTTTCTGGCGACCCAAAGTCGTCGTCAGGGTCGACAATTATGGGTTTAATTGGAATTGGAAGAAAGCCCGGCTTTGGATCTCGTAGTGTTAGTGTTCAATGGTTCTTCTTGTCTCGAGAAGCCAAGCTTCGTCTTGGAACAAAAACAGGAACGGGGCAAAGTAATTAGATCAAAAGACAAttgagcttttttttgctccgTAGTGCTGttgcaagagaagaaatgctgGAACAAAGTCTGGGACTCGACTCACCTCAAAGAGTCTGTAGGATGGAGACTGGAACTTGGCAGTAGAcatgaagatgttgaaag encodes:
- a CDS encoding uncharacterized protein (EggNog:ENOG41), yielding MRADIASPPGFLPIPIKPIIVDPDDDFGSPETLTLTYEEAVQAAQRGDPSRDSPPSDFDMAYSKAQLPPVNGYDTASFADPAYEPYSTTAFSAQQAEKYAQYNQSSFASNNNAVAQYMPPRPTVVTFHPSSGVFGTKIHFKIHSQDDLFSPQAFVLFGSAKCPADLIRDSQDSSGFAFSCSIDAPQSLVTGSNTSVPVSFVIEAPAGGEISRTAAGTFHYLEGSEDDITRADKMSKDGSTAPAPEIDQASPSPKAEAPPSAATNTYEYPQQPGQYANTFPQGNNEMISAYRTASFSDTHYNQHQRRAHSAWSGYGNPLASAGRSSSTYDHPPISSRPNLPHHASISSSGSNGAPPVGPHQHNYSWRRRRFPPHVYQQGGFED